From Medicago truncatula cultivar Jemalong A17 chromosome 7, MtrunA17r5.0-ANR, whole genome shotgun sequence, a single genomic window includes:
- the LOC11413308 gene encoding sigma factor binding protein 2, chloroplastic, whose translation MDSISTSSTSSSVISTVQQKTPTKLTKPKKKKNNNNTYNKPIKVVYISNPMKVKTSASEFRALVQELTGQYAESPPNPSRFQEFDVNDSGTDQGGCENMMDCDKSDQTVVGVPSLVDPDDKGKPSEAGSSNESFDEDVLLMPEMMDNIWDLLPTSAFYESFQLDS comes from the coding sequence ATGGACTCTATCAGCACAAGTAGCACCAGTTCATCAGTGATTAGTACTGTACAACAAAAAACACCAACAAAGCTGACCAAACccaagaagaaaaagaacaacaacaacacctaCAACAAACCTATCAAGGTAGTGTACATATCAAACCCTATGAAGGTTAAGACTAGTGCCTCTGAATTTAGGGCACTGGTCCAAGAACTCACCGGTCAGTACGCTGAATCGCCGCCAAACCCTTCTAGGTTTCAAGAGTTTGACGTCAATGATAGCGGTACTGACCAGGGTGGTTGTGAGAATATGATGGATTGTGATAAAAGTGATCAAACAGTTGTGGGGGTGCCTTCTCTTGTGGATCCCGATGATAAAGGGAAACCTAGTGAAGCTGGCTCATCAAATGAGAGTTTTGATGAAGATGTACTTTTGATGCCTGAGATGATGGACAACATTTGGGATCTGCTTCCAACAAGTGCATTCTATGAATCTTTCCAACTTGATAGCTAG
- the LOC11417630 gene encoding transcription factor TGA2.3 isoform X1 — MGSRGRTAEDTNKVVNGMPSYAPPSNSMGMEGTNIHPSRISDFGALEQSLGFRVEDAMNLSRNPVFNQMKANSQALGADIQFGALSKSIANSDINLSAAIAGSQTLQLQKDAMPNLASTSGGHRENWGESNMAEGSADTSTDDTEDKNQMPERGESSERSKDKSDQKTLRRLAQNREAARKSRLRKKAYVQQLESSRLKLTQLEQELQRARQQGIFISSTGEQTHSMSGNGAMAFDAEYARWLEEHNRQTNELRAAINSHAGDIELRTIVDNFMTQFEDIYRLKGVAAKADVFHILSGMWKTPAERCFMWIGGFRSSELLKLLVSHLEPLTEQQLMGIYNLQQSSQQAEDALSQGMDALQQSLSETLANGSPNPSGASGNVANYMGQMAMAMGKLGTLEGFLRQADNLRQQTLQQMLRILTTRQSARALLAISDYFSRLRALSSLWLARPRE, encoded by the exons ATGGGCAGTAGAGGTAGAACTGCTGAGGACACTAATAAGGTTGTTAACGGGATGCCAAGCTACGCACCTCCATCTAATTCCAT GGGCATGGAGGGAACTAATATTCATCCTTCTCGAATTTCTGATTTTGGAGCCCTTGAACAATCTCTAGGATTTCGTGTTGAGGATGCCATGAATCTTAGCAGAA ATCCAGTGTTTAATCAAATGAAAGCAAATAGCCAAGCTTTAGGTGCTGATATTCAATTTGGTGCTTTAAGTAAG TCCATTGCAAACTCGGATATAAACCTCTCTGCTGCAATTGCTGGGTCTCAGACATTGCAATTACAAAAAGACGCGATGCCAAATCTGGCTTCAACATCTGGTGGCCATCGTGAGAATTGGGGAGAGTCCAACATGGCTGAGGGAAGCGCTGATACTTCAACAGATGATACAGAAGACAAGAATCAAATG CCTGAAAGGGGGGAATCCAGTGAAAGATCAAAAGATAAATCGGATCAAAAG ACGTTAAGACGGCTGGCTCAAAATCGTGAAGCTGCCAGGAAAAGCCGACTGAGGAAAAAG GCATATGTGCAACAATTAGAGAGCAGCAGGCTGAAACTGACCCAACTAGAGCAAGAGCTACAGCGAGCACGCCAGCAG GGAATATTTATTTCAAGTACTGGAGAGCAGACCCATTCAATGAGTGGAAATG GTGCAATGGCATTTGATGCAGAATATGCACGATGGTTAGAAGAGCATAATAGGCAAACCAATGAACTAAGGGCTGCAATTAATTCTCATGCTGGGGATATTGAACTCCGTACCATTGTTGACAATTTCATGACTCAATTTGAAGATATCTACAGGCTGAAAGGTGTTGCAGCAAAAGCCGATGTTTTCCACATTCTATCAGGAATGTGGAAGACTCCAGCTGAGAGGTGTTTCATGTGGATTGGAGGCTTTCGCTCATCTGAACTTCTTAAG CTTCTTGTAAGTCATTTGGAGCCTTTAACTGAACAACAGTTGATGGGCATCTACAACTTGCAACAGTCATCTCAACAAGCTGAAGACGCTCTTTCCCAAGGAATGGACGCATTGCAGCAATCACTTTCCGAGACATTGGCTAATGGTTCACCCAACCCATCGGGTGCTTCTGGAAATGTGGCGAATTACATGGGACAAATGGCTATGGCCATGGGAAAGCTCGGTACTCTTGAGGGATTTCTTCGCCAG GCTGATAACCTGAGGCAGCAAACGTTGCAACAAATGCTTCGTATATTAACAACCAGACAATCAGCTCGAGCTCTTCTCGCAATAAGCGATTATTTCTCCCGGCTGCGAGCTCTGAGTTCTCTATGGCTTGCACGACCAAGGGAGTAA
- the LOC11417630 gene encoding transcription factor TGA2.3 isoform X2 → MEGTNIHPSRISDFGALEQSLGFRVEDAMNLSRNPVFNQMKANSQALGADIQFGALSKSIANSDINLSAAIAGSQTLQLQKDAMPNLASTSGGHRENWGESNMAEGSADTSTDDTEDKNQMPERGESSERSKDKSDQKTLRRLAQNREAARKSRLRKKAYVQQLESSRLKLTQLEQELQRARQQGIFISSTGEQTHSMSGNGAMAFDAEYARWLEEHNRQTNELRAAINSHAGDIELRTIVDNFMTQFEDIYRLKGVAAKADVFHILSGMWKTPAERCFMWIGGFRSSELLKLLVSHLEPLTEQQLMGIYNLQQSSQQAEDALSQGMDALQQSLSETLANGSPNPSGASGNVANYMGQMAMAMGKLGTLEGFLRQADNLRQQTLQQMLRILTTRQSARALLAISDYFSRLRALSSLWLARPRE, encoded by the exons ATGGAGGGAACTAATATTCATCCTTCTCGAATTTCTGATTTTGGAGCCCTTGAACAATCTCTAGGATTTCGTGTTGAGGATGCCATGAATCTTAGCAGAA ATCCAGTGTTTAATCAAATGAAAGCAAATAGCCAAGCTTTAGGTGCTGATATTCAATTTGGTGCTTTAAGTAAG TCCATTGCAAACTCGGATATAAACCTCTCTGCTGCAATTGCTGGGTCTCAGACATTGCAATTACAAAAAGACGCGATGCCAAATCTGGCTTCAACATCTGGTGGCCATCGTGAGAATTGGGGAGAGTCCAACATGGCTGAGGGAAGCGCTGATACTTCAACAGATGATACAGAAGACAAGAATCAAATG CCTGAAAGGGGGGAATCCAGTGAAAGATCAAAAGATAAATCGGATCAAAAG ACGTTAAGACGGCTGGCTCAAAATCGTGAAGCTGCCAGGAAAAGCCGACTGAGGAAAAAG GCATATGTGCAACAATTAGAGAGCAGCAGGCTGAAACTGACCCAACTAGAGCAAGAGCTACAGCGAGCACGCCAGCAG GGAATATTTATTTCAAGTACTGGAGAGCAGACCCATTCAATGAGTGGAAATG GTGCAATGGCATTTGATGCAGAATATGCACGATGGTTAGAAGAGCATAATAGGCAAACCAATGAACTAAGGGCTGCAATTAATTCTCATGCTGGGGATATTGAACTCCGTACCATTGTTGACAATTTCATGACTCAATTTGAAGATATCTACAGGCTGAAAGGTGTTGCAGCAAAAGCCGATGTTTTCCACATTCTATCAGGAATGTGGAAGACTCCAGCTGAGAGGTGTTTCATGTGGATTGGAGGCTTTCGCTCATCTGAACTTCTTAAG CTTCTTGTAAGTCATTTGGAGCCTTTAACTGAACAACAGTTGATGGGCATCTACAACTTGCAACAGTCATCTCAACAAGCTGAAGACGCTCTTTCCCAAGGAATGGACGCATTGCAGCAATCACTTTCCGAGACATTGGCTAATGGTTCACCCAACCCATCGGGTGCTTCTGGAAATGTGGCGAATTACATGGGACAAATGGCTATGGCCATGGGAAAGCTCGGTACTCTTGAGGGATTTCTTCGCCAG GCTGATAACCTGAGGCAGCAAACGTTGCAACAAATGCTTCGTATATTAACAACCAGACAATCAGCTCGAGCTCTTCTCGCAATAAGCGATTATTTCTCCCGGCTGCGAGCTCTGAGTTCTCTATGGCTTGCACGACCAAGGGAGTAA